One region of Gossypium raimondii isolate GPD5lz chromosome 6, ASM2569854v1, whole genome shotgun sequence genomic DNA includes:
- the LOC105772460 gene encoding uncharacterized protein LOC105772460 has translation MRRSNGYSKVNKEDPEDIMHRRAQFLIYKVMEQADCRRKPSFLGMRLCRLKVKIGARLKKLRKCGGVYKQVVDGLKTWRRLFNNNNKKKRGGGGTINATLPRPLFT, from the coding sequence ATGAGGAGATCAAATGGTTACTCAAAGGTGAATAAGGAAGACCCAGAAGACATTATGCATCGACGAGCTCAGTTCTTGATCTACAAGGTGATGGAACAAGCTGATTGTAGAAGAAAACCATCGTTCCTAGGAATGAGATTGTGTAGGCTAAAGGTGAAGATTGGTGCAAGGTTGAAGAAGCTAAGGAAGTGTGGTGGCGTTTATAAGCAGGTGGTTGATGGATTGAAAACTTGGAGACGCTTgtttaacaacaacaacaagaagAAGCGTGGTGGTGGTGGAACCATTAATGCCACCCTTCCTCGTCCTTTGTTCACTtga
- the LOC105773485 gene encoding uncharacterized GPI-anchored protein At1g61900 isoform X1, whose amino-acid sequence MSAGVSLLTMLFLELFMLFACFHECLSSPVDQLKSYILTQRGADAFLPEITPSAAPQPFLPLLAPSPLSPFTNSTIPKLSGLCMLNFTASQSLMTMTSTDCWAAFAPLLANVICCPQLHATLVILVGQLSKETGVLALNRTLAKPCLSDIEQVLEGQGASDDLKQVCLIHPSNLTEASCPVKDVDEFENTVNSSELLASCEKIDPVKECCDQVCQGAISDAATRIALKSSDPLSMDGTHVLPEYSTRVNDCKTVVLRWLASKLNPYRAKEVLRGLTNCNVNKVCPLVFPNMRHVANSCGNGISSQTACCDAMDSYVSHLQKQTLITNLQALDCATALGLKLQTYNITKNVYSLCHISLKDFSLQVGSQVSGCLLPSLPSDATFDKFSGISFICDLNDNIPAPWPNPSLLPASSCNKTVRIPALPAATNAQSRLYNEYAAVYLLIASSLTMMIL is encoded by the exons ATGAGTGCAGGGGTGTCTCTCCTCACTATGCTATTCCTTGAGTTGTTTATGCTTTTCGCCT GCTTCCATGAATGTTTATCCAGCCCTGTGGATCAACTTAAAAGTTATATCTTAACACAAAGAGGAGCAGATGCTTTCTTACCTGAAATTACTCCGAGTGCAGCTCCTCAGCCATTTCTTCCTCTTCTTGCACCTTCTCCGTTGTCACCGTTTACAAATAGTACTATTCCGAAATTATCAG GACTTTGTATGTTAAACTTCACTGCTTCTCAAAGCTTAATGACCATGACCTCAACTGATTGTTGGGCTGCATTTGCTCCATTGTTGGCTAATGTAATATGTTGTCCTCAGTTGCATGCGACTCTCGTGATTCTTGTTGGTCAATTAAGTAAAGAGACCGGTGTGCTTGCTTTAAACAGAACCCTTGCGAAACCTTGCCTTTCAGATATTGAGCAAGTCTTGGAAGGCCAGGGTGCTAGCGATGATCTCAAGCAGGTCTGCTTGATTCATCCATCAAACCTTACTGAAGCATCGTGCCCAGTAAAAGatgttgatgaatttgagaaCACTGTaaattcttctgagcttcttgCTTCATGTGAAAAGATCGATCCTGTGAAAGAATGTTGTGACCAAGTTTGTCAAGGTGCCATATCAGATGCTGCAACAAGGATTGCATTGAAATCTTCTGATCCTTTGAGCATGGATGGAACCCATGTTTTACCGGAGTACTCGACAAGAGTAAATGATTGTAAAACCGTTGTCCTTCGGTGGTTGGCAAGTAAACTCAACCCTTATCGTGCAAAGGAAGTTCTTAGAGGACTAACCAATTGCAATGTTAACAAAG TTTGCCCTCTTGTTTTCCCCAATATGAGGCATGTGGCAAATAGCTGTGGAAATGGAATAAGTAGCCAGACTGCTTGTTGTGATGCTATGGATAGCTATGTCTCTCATTTGCAAAAGCAGACCCTCATCACCAACTTACAAGCTTTGGATTGTGCTACCGCACTGGGGTTGAAGCTACAGACATATAATATCACCAAAAATGTTTATAGCCTATGTCATATAAGCCTCAAGGATTTCTCTCTTCAag TTGGAAGTCAGG TATCTGGATGTCTCCTGCCAAGCTTGCCCTCTGATGCGACATTCGATAAGTTTTCTGGAATCAGTTTCATTTGCGATCTAAATGATAATATTCCAGCTCCATGGCCCAATCCATCACTTCTACCAGCTTCATCATGCAATAAAA CTGTAAGAATCCCTGCACTACCTGCGGCAACAAATGCTCAAAGCA GACTTTACAATGAATATGCTGCAGTTTATCTTCTCATCGCTTCTTCATTGACCATGATGATACTCTAG
- the LOC105773090 gene encoding mediator of RNA polymerase II transcription subunit 21 — MDIISQLQEQVNSIASLTFNTFGTLQRDAPPVRLSPNYPEPPPNPTEDSANFADQPKLMSAALVKAAKQFDALVAALPPSEGGEEAQLRRIAELQAENDAVGQELQKQLEAAEKELKQVQELFSQAADNCLNLKKPD, encoded by the exons ATGGATATCATTTCCCAATTACAAGAACAAGTAAATTCAATAGCATCCCTAACTTTCAACACATTTGGGACACTGCAACGAGATGCTCCACCCGTTAGGCTCTCCCCTAATTACCCAGAACCCCCTCCCAACCCCACCGAGGACTCTGCCAATTTTGCCGACCAACCTAAGCTCATGAGTGCTGCTCTTGTTAAGGCTGCTAAACAG TTCGATGCATTGGTTGCTGCACTTCCACCTTCAGAGGGCGGTGAAGAAGCTCAACTTAGAAGGATTGCTGAACTCCAA GCTGAAAATGATGCTGTAGGCCAAGAACTTCAGAAACAACTGGAGGCCGCTG AGAAGGAACTGAAACAGGTTCAGGAGTTATTCAGTCAAGCAGCAGATAATTGTCTCAACTTGAAGAAACCAGATTGA
- the LOC105773089 gene encoding uncharacterized protein LOC105773089, which produces MSKIFGLLTLLNIIILIIDLTPIFFTQLIWILESPTEQRMSSKNQGVSLTSSAEPPMKRKRGDYTPATPESDNLKRNKQSAWISDPASSDMLGQMVSGVIEGSFDAGYVLQVKVGDTNTHLRGLVFLPGLFAPITNANDVAPHAKMHKRKDIPIPFVNLHGHLHVLSSSGNSEKPVEQKNDTSNRPDRGLHMGLEPGASVAGESQFASILIPPASNLPINEAGLPLRQKVMQEQSSDSGLHNEKAVGQHQSLEGFEAFKQMKGPSINVEATKASELSAEFAATLQATDTINLKPQIQYKALSSELKPPALIHDHDTISFDIGDNQTPQISEPEPQAMACDAGINMFGKQASSRQDTQSELGQKYMDGLFASDDVTTSATAPCSAPMTSLQVMIFEADTIPFEPKSGAEESVLPTMVVPEVNSSLVTTANTYSVESNAKDATPTPRS; this is translated from the exons ATgagtaaaatttttggtttgCTTACTTTActgaatattattatattgataattgaTCTCACCCCCATTTTTTTCACCCAGCTGATTTGGATTTTGGAATCTCCTACAGAACAAAG GATGAGCAGCAAGAACCAAGGGGTAAGCTTAACTTCCTCAGCAGAACCCCCTATGAAGCGGAAACGTGGGGACTACACACCTGCAACACCTGAATCTGACAATCTGAAGAGAAACAAGCAGAGTGCATGGATAAGTGATCCTGCCTCTTCTGACATGTTAGGTCAGATGGTTTCTGGTGTCATTGAAGGCTCATTTGATGCTGGGTATGTTCTTCAGGTTAAGGTAGGTGATACCAACACGCATCTTAGAGGTCTTGTTTTTCTACCGGGGCTATTTGCTCCCATTACCAATGCGAACGATGTGGCTCCTCATGCTAAGATGcacaaaagaaaagatattCCTATCCCGTTTGTAAACCTCCATGGTCATCTCCATGTTTTGAGTTCATCAGGGAACAGTGAGAAGCCGGTTGAGCAAAAAAATGACACATCTAACCGTCCTGACCGAGGTCTACACATGGGGCTTGAGCCTGGTGCCTCGGTTGCTGGTGAGAGCCAATTTGCTTCTATTCTAATTCCTCCAGCTAGTAACTTGCCAATAAATGAAGCTGGTCTTCCCTTACGACAAAAGGTCATGCAAGAACAAAGCTCGGATTCTGGATTACATAATGAGAAAGCTGTTGGACAGCATCAGTCACTTGAGGGATTTGAAGCCTTCAAACAGATGAAGGGGCCAAGTATTAATGTAGAGGCAACTAAAGCTTCTGAGCTATCTGCAGAATTTGCTGCCACTTTGCAAGCTACTGATACAATAAATCTGAAGCCTCAGATTCAATACAAAGCCCTGAGTTCTGAGCTTAAGCCTCCGGCATTGATTCATGATCATGACACGATAAGCTTTGACATTGGCGACAACCAAACTCCCCAAATTTCTGAACCTGAACCTCAGGCCATGGCTTGTGACGCTGGAATCAACATGTTTGGTAAACAGGCTTCATCAAGGCAAGACACCCAGTCAGAGCTTGGTCAGAAGTATATGGACGGATTATTTGCAAGTGATGATGTTACTACTAGTGCAACAGCTCCATGCTCTGCACCCATGACCAGCCTACAAGTAATGATATTTGAGGCAGATACTATTCCATTTGAACCCAAGTCTGGTGCTGAAGAATCTGTTCTTCCAACAATGGTTGTCCCTGAAGTTAACAGTTCCCTAGTTACTACTGCGAACACTTACAGCGTGGAATCCAATGCCAAAGATGCCACTCCAACACCACGTTCTTAG
- the LOC105773485 gene encoding uncharacterized GPI-anchored protein At1g61900 isoform X2, with the protein MSAGVSLLTMLFLELFMLFACFHECLSSPVDQLKSYILTQRGADAFLPEITPSAAPQPFLPLLAPSPLSPFTNSTIPKLSGLCMLNFTASQSLMTMTSTDCWAAFAPLLANVICCPQLHATLVILVGQLSKETGVLALNRTLAKPCLSDIEQVLEGQGASDDLKQVCLIHPSNLTEASCPVKDVDEFENTVNSSELLASCEKIDPVKECCDQVCQGAISDAATRIALKSSDPLSMDGTHVLPEYSTRVNDCKTVVLRWLASKLNPYRAKEVLRGLTNCNVNKVCPLVFPNMRHVANSCGNGISSQTACCDAMDSYVSHLQKQTLITNLQALDCATALGLKLQTYNITKNVYSLCHISLKDFSLQVSGCLLPSLPSDATFDKFSGISFICDLNDNIPAPWPNPSLLPASSCNKTVRIPALPAATNAQSRLYNEYAAVYLLIASSLTMMIL; encoded by the exons ATGAGTGCAGGGGTGTCTCTCCTCACTATGCTATTCCTTGAGTTGTTTATGCTTTTCGCCT GCTTCCATGAATGTTTATCCAGCCCTGTGGATCAACTTAAAAGTTATATCTTAACACAAAGAGGAGCAGATGCTTTCTTACCTGAAATTACTCCGAGTGCAGCTCCTCAGCCATTTCTTCCTCTTCTTGCACCTTCTCCGTTGTCACCGTTTACAAATAGTACTATTCCGAAATTATCAG GACTTTGTATGTTAAACTTCACTGCTTCTCAAAGCTTAATGACCATGACCTCAACTGATTGTTGGGCTGCATTTGCTCCATTGTTGGCTAATGTAATATGTTGTCCTCAGTTGCATGCGACTCTCGTGATTCTTGTTGGTCAATTAAGTAAAGAGACCGGTGTGCTTGCTTTAAACAGAACCCTTGCGAAACCTTGCCTTTCAGATATTGAGCAAGTCTTGGAAGGCCAGGGTGCTAGCGATGATCTCAAGCAGGTCTGCTTGATTCATCCATCAAACCTTACTGAAGCATCGTGCCCAGTAAAAGatgttgatgaatttgagaaCACTGTaaattcttctgagcttcttgCTTCATGTGAAAAGATCGATCCTGTGAAAGAATGTTGTGACCAAGTTTGTCAAGGTGCCATATCAGATGCTGCAACAAGGATTGCATTGAAATCTTCTGATCCTTTGAGCATGGATGGAACCCATGTTTTACCGGAGTACTCGACAAGAGTAAATGATTGTAAAACCGTTGTCCTTCGGTGGTTGGCAAGTAAACTCAACCCTTATCGTGCAAAGGAAGTTCTTAGAGGACTAACCAATTGCAATGTTAACAAAG TTTGCCCTCTTGTTTTCCCCAATATGAGGCATGTGGCAAATAGCTGTGGAAATGGAATAAGTAGCCAGACTGCTTGTTGTGATGCTATGGATAGCTATGTCTCTCATTTGCAAAAGCAGACCCTCATCACCAACTTACAAGCTTTGGATTGTGCTACCGCACTGGGGTTGAAGCTACAGACATATAATATCACCAAAAATGTTTATAGCCTATGTCATATAAGCCTCAAGGATTTCTCTCTTCAag TATCTGGATGTCTCCTGCCAAGCTTGCCCTCTGATGCGACATTCGATAAGTTTTCTGGAATCAGTTTCATTTGCGATCTAAATGATAATATTCCAGCTCCATGGCCCAATCCATCACTTCTACCAGCTTCATCATGCAATAAAA CTGTAAGAATCCCTGCACTACCTGCGGCAACAAATGCTCAAAGCA GACTTTACAATGAATATGCTGCAGTTTATCTTCTCATCGCTTCTTCATTGACCATGATGATACTCTAG